A genomic window from Lotus japonicus ecotype B-129 chromosome 1, LjGifu_v1.2 includes:
- the LOC130729325 gene encoding protein SULFUR DEFICIENCY-INDUCED 1-like isoform X2 yields the protein MEGSVNKQSSKGKKEDLYHVIHKVPYGDSPYVKAKHAQLVEKDPEAAIVLFWKAINAGDKVDSALKDMAVVMKQLDRTEEAIEAIKSFRGLCSKHSQESLDNVLLDLYKGNLGWAYMQKSNYMMAEVVLKKAQMIDTDANKACNLGLCLMRQHRYEEAYFILEQVLQCKVPGSDEMKSRNRAEELVAELNANLPQPEFLDALGLDDDLVKGIDDLLNAWGTNRARRLPIFEEISSFRDQLAC from the exons ATGGAAGGAAGTGTCAACAAACAGAGCTCAAAAGGGAAGAAAGAAGACCTATATCATGTTATTCATAAGGTTCCTTATGGAGATAGTCCTTATGTCAAAGCCAAGCACGCTCAG TTGGTCGAGAAAGACCCAGAAGCAGCTATAGTGTTGTTTTGGAAGGCAATTAATGCTGGAGACAAAGTAGATAGTGCCTTGAAAGACATGGCTGTTGTGATGAAGCAATTAGATAGAACTGAAGAAGCTATTGAAGCCATCAAATCTTTTAGAGGCCTCTGCTCCAAACACTCCCAAGAGTCTCTTGATAATGTGCTTCTTGATCTTTATAAG GGAAACTTGGGCTGGGCCTACATGCAAAAATCAAACTACATGATGGCTGAGGTGGTGCTGAAAAAGGCTCAAATGATAGACACAGACGCCAATAAGGCTTGCAACCTGGGCTTATGCCTTATGAGACAACATCGTTATGAGGAAGCTTATTTCATTCTTGAACAAGTATTGCAATGCAAGGTTCCAGGTTCAGATGAAATGAAGTCCAGAAATAGAGCTGAAGAATTGGTGGCAGAATTGAATGCTAACCTTCCCCAACCTGAGTTCTTGGATGCTTTGGGCCTTGATGATGACTTGGTCAAAGGGATTGATGATTTGTTAAATGCATGGGGCACCAATAGAGCAAGAAGGCTTCCCATCTTTGAGGAAATCTCTTCTTTTAGAGATCAACTAGCTTGTTAA
- the LOC130729327 gene encoding uncharacterized protein LOC130729327, whose translation MKKSSRVADENMLDAGSRGRRQHGWSGFSVIYTIIQASISILSCVSIPHVNGGDGVWASGEFTPISEVNHIMVNESMRYAILM comes from the coding sequence ATGAAGAAGAGTTCTAGGGTGGCAGATGAGAACATGCTTGATGCAGGGAGCAGAGGAAGAAGACAACATGGGTGGAGTGGATTTTCAGTTATTTATACAATTATCCAAGCTTCCATATCAATTCTTTCATGTGTCTCAATTCCACATGTTAATGGGGGTGATGGGGTTTGGGCCAGTGGTGAATTTACACCAATTTCTGAGGTGAATCATATTATGGTAAATGAAAGCATGAGATATGCAATTTTGATGTAG
- the LOC130729324 gene encoding glycine-rich cell wall structural protein, producing MDRYQKVEKPKPESPINENEIRITTQGAIRNYITYATSLLQEKNAREIVLKAMGQAISKTVAIAEILKKRIPQLHQDTAISSVSITDVWEPIEEGLVPVEMTRHVSMISITLSASELNKSSPGYQAPYDVEQPKQLSTYQQQPIKPARGPYNAINEDSYGRGRGRGRGRGRGRNWGRGGYGYQGGYGNYQGGYGYHQGGYGNYQDNGGYSNRGRGGGRGRGWGYRGTGYEGGRGGRGSGYEGGRGGGGGGYEGGRGGGGGGYEGGRGGGGGGYEGARGGGYEGARGGGYEGARGGGYEGARGGGYEGARGGGYEGGRGGGYEGGRGGGYEGGRGGGYEGGRGGGYEGGRGGGYGGGRGGGYEGGRGGGYEGGRGGGYEGGRGGGYERGRGGGRGYGRARGGRMGGRARGGGGD from the exons ATGGATAGGTACCAGAAGGTCGAGAAACCCAAGCCGGAGTCCCCAATCAACGAGAACGAGATCCGAATCACCACCCAAGGCGCCATTCGCAACTACATCACCTACGCCACTTCTCTTCTTCAG GAAAAGAATGCAAGAGAGATTGTCTTGAAGGCCATGGGGCAAGCAATCAGCAAGACAGTTGCCATTGCAGAGATTTTGAAG AAAAGGATTCCCCAGCTGCACCAAGATACTGCCATCAGTTCAGTTAGCATAACAGACGTGTGGGAGCCGATTGAAGAGGGTCTTGTACC TGTGGAAATGACCCGACATGTGTCTATGATCTCAATCACCTTGTCAGCTAGTGAATTAAACAAGAGCTCTCCTGG GTATCAAGCTCCGTATGATGTGGAACAACCAAAGCAACTCTCCACTTATCAGCAGCAACCTATAAAACCAGCACGGGGCCCTTATAATGCTATAAATGAAG ACTCATATGGTCGAGGCCGTGGTCGTGGTCgggggagagggagaggaaggAATTGGGGAAGGGGTGGTTACGGCTATCAGGGTGGTTATGGAAATTATCAAGGTGGATATGGGTATCATCAGGGTGGATATGGAAATTATCAAG ATAATGGTGGATATTCAAATCGGGGCCGAGGTGGTGGGCGAGGCAGAGGTTGGGGATATCGTG GTACTGGTTATGAAGGTGGCAGAGGTGGAAGAGGATCAGGTTATGAAGGTGGcagaggtggaggaggtggtggttaTGAAGGAGGcagaggtggaggaggtggtggttaTGAAGGAGgcagaggtggaggaggaggtggtTATGAAGGAGCCAGAGGAGGCGGTTATGAAGGAGCCAGGGGTGGAGGTTATGAAGGAGCCAGAGGAGGCGGTTATGAAGGAGCCAGAGGAGGCGGTTATGAAGGAGCCAGGGGTGGTGGTTatgaaggtggaagaggtggtggttatgaaggtggaagaggtggtGGGTATGAAGGTGGAAGAGGCGGTGGTTATGAAGGAGGAAGAGGCGGTGGTTATGAAGGTGGAAGAGGCGGTGGTTATGGAGGAGGAAGAGGCGGTGGTTATGAAGGAGGAAGAGGCGGTGGTTATGAAGGAGGAAGAGGTGGTGGTTATGAAGGAGGAAGAGGTGGTGGTTATGAAAGAGGCAGAGGTGGAGGCAGGGGATATGGCCGTGCTAGGGGGGGACGAATGGGAGGACGTGCtaggggtggtggtggcgactaG
- the LOC130729325 gene encoding protein SULFUR DEFICIENCY-INDUCED 1-like isoform X1: MEGSVNKQSSKGKKEDLYHVIHKVPYGDSPYVKAKHAQLVEKDPEAAIVLFWKAINAGDKVDSALKDMAVVMKQLDRTEEAIEAIKSFRGLCSKHSQESLDNVLLDLYKKCGRVEEQIELLKRKLRLIYQGEAFNGRTTKTARSHGKKFQVSIKQETARLLGNLGWAYMQKSNYMMAEVVLKKAQMIDTDANKACNLGLCLMRQHRYEEAYFILEQVLQCKVPGSDEMKSRNRAEELVAELNANLPQPEFLDALGLDDDLVKGIDDLLNAWGTNRARRLPIFEEISSFRDQLAC, encoded by the exons ATGGAAGGAAGTGTCAACAAACAGAGCTCAAAAGGGAAGAAAGAAGACCTATATCATGTTATTCATAAGGTTCCTTATGGAGATAGTCCTTATGTCAAAGCCAAGCACGCTCAG TTGGTCGAGAAAGACCCAGAAGCAGCTATAGTGTTGTTTTGGAAGGCAATTAATGCTGGAGACAAAGTAGATAGTGCCTTGAAAGACATGGCTGTTGTGATGAAGCAATTAGATAGAACTGAAGAAGCTATTGAAGCCATCAAATCTTTTAGAGGCCTCTGCTCCAAACACTCCCAAGAGTCTCTTGATAATGTGCTTCTTGATCTTTATAAG AAATGTGGAAGAGTGGAAGAGCAAATTGAATTATTAAAACGAAAGCTAAGATTAATCTACCAAGGTGAGGCCTTTAATGGAAGGACCACAAAAACTGCTCGATCTCATGGCAAGAAGTTCCAAGTTTCCATCAAGCAAGAAACTGCACGATTATTG GGAAACTTGGGCTGGGCCTACATGCAAAAATCAAACTACATGATGGCTGAGGTGGTGCTGAAAAAGGCTCAAATGATAGACACAGACGCCAATAAGGCTTGCAACCTGGGCTTATGCCTTATGAGACAACATCGTTATGAGGAAGCTTATTTCATTCTTGAACAAGTATTGCAATGCAAGGTTCCAGGTTCAGATGAAATGAAGTCCAGAAATAGAGCTGAAGAATTGGTGGCAGAATTGAATGCTAACCTTCCCCAACCTGAGTTCTTGGATGCTTTGGGCCTTGATGATGACTTGGTCAAAGGGATTGATGATTTGTTAAATGCATGGGGCACCAATAGAGCAAGAAGGCTTCCCATCTTTGAGGAAATCTCTTCTTTTAGAGATCAACTAGCTTGTTAA